The window GTCTTTGCAGGTAAAGAAGCACCATCTGATGCCTCTTTTTTATTGCGTCATTTAGGACTTAAGTTTTGCTGTCTCAACATAGAGACTTGATCAAACCCTATTCCCCAGTCGTCAGTTTCAACTTCTTCTATAACGACAAAAGTAACATGTGGCGCTTTATCAAGGACATCCACCATAAGCTGAGTTGCACCTTTTATTAAGGCTTGCTTCTGAGCAGGTGTAACGCCTTCCTTCGTGATTTTAATATTGATGATTGGCATTGGTTATCTCCTACAGATCATCATACATTTTGTTGACGATACGCCATTGTCCATCTTCTTTAAGTAAACCAATAAAGTCGATATAGTGATGTTCAAACAGTGGGCAATACAGCTTGACCATTGCTTGATGGTTTACAACATCCACCGACAAAATACGGTAATTAAAAGCAGCGCTTTGGCTTTCGGGCGTTTGTCGAGATGAAACCAAATCTAGCCACTGTGATTTGGTGCGCCTCATTCCAGGAGCTTTGAGCACCGCGTCAACGTGGAAAACTGCATCCAACTTTTTAATATCTCCTTGGTGTAGCCCTTCAAAATATTGTTGAATAACCGCAGT is drawn from Pseudoalteromonas sp. NC201 and contains these coding sequences:
- a CDS encoding nuclear transport factor 2 family protein — translated: MTKPIFKLQDLDKVTAVIQQYFEGLHQGDIKKLDAVFHVDAVLKAPGMRRTKSQWLDLVSSRQTPESQSAAFNYRILSVDVVNHQAMVKLYCPLFEHHYIDFIGLLKEDGQWRIVNKMYDDL
- a CDS encoding tautomerase family protein, with the translated sequence MPIINIKITKEGVTPAQKQALIKGATQLMVDVLDKAPHVTFVVIEEVETDDWGIGFDQVSMLRQQNLSPK